A genomic window from Tolypothrix sp. PCC 7910 includes:
- a CDS encoding HEAT repeat domain-containing protein → MTNKSLLFCLPIMPKNAGNRRRLLLIFLFIFTCLLTVIFSLTWVNAGLILVNTEEEPKTKPQDWEIKGIVAALADPYAGVRLEAVEKLGKYQLDDPKKQIPNYQDVVNLLVKQLLPPDKEEKEEKSLSRRAAANALGQMQAKDYAANVAALLKDSDTSVRRATADALGQMQAKGFAANVAALLKDSDTSVRNAAASALAKMQAKDYAANVAALLKDSDTSVRSAAADALAKMQAKDIAANVAALLKDSDTSVRRAAADALGQMQAKDYAANVAALLKDSDTSVRNAAADALAKMQAKDYAANVAALLKDSDTSVRNAAADALAKMQAKDYAANVAALLKDSDTSVRRAAASALAKMQAKDYAANVAALLKDSNSDVRSATANALAQMQAKDYAANVAALLKDSDTSVRYYAADALGQMQAKDYAANVAALLKDSNSDVRSATANALAKMQAKDYAANVAALLKNSNSDVRYYAADALGQMQAKDYAANVAALLKDSDTSVRNAAASALAKMQAKDYAVNVVALLKDSDTSVRRAAASALAKMQAKDYAANVAALLKDSNSDVRSAAADALAKMQAKDYAANVAALLKNSNSYVRSAAAEALPKLAPQGLPTIVQVLNAVRYYPSDVDQLRFLAHFMGSGDQDIETLMQWIGKPKNTPNDLTADKGRKIMELFEQAWKLSDSLDLQQELAQQIAVVADLVTWQANDITLLERHHRNLTNGDYKQADTVRRVIDNLAFWKWFFLARNIILIHFAIWLTLILAYPKFTQILAPLFWHPWARRILGFGYIGLLLTFVPWLRHRLLQPFQPLLLADAGLDNFVEQAYFGESFVKVPRGERERGRGKGEGGRGQERKNQNILAKFINRHCVRVASRRERNEVERSRSVPQESNLRILRLLHFAVAPFAMTSRILRRKVQPRTNSPDNLTPEIQPITQAIPTLQGQIVLEGESGLGKSMFLRHLANNSQRLFVYLPAQKCDKGVLEAIYAKLRGQVDDTKFLKNLIYNQALDICIDGLNEVTADTRAKVSQFAESFFGGNIIMTTQPLDWVPPSTAKKYELQPLQREQIERFLLSRGLGTGDWGLGTGEQGMGNGERETGNGEIVGCVTPQANAPSETDVPSEISGALGLSSITHPTQRKYAQACTNYLAEAFNEQQSPEDLAAAKRILSNPMDLTLVALMLSQGQQPNLFRLQEQQYQLMSAEYQREWHQEFPLRRFSQAVYQMRLNDETIIPAEEFQRELTSLEDEKYKMVISRQWENEQGEAEKRWYFRHDKIMEFFLVQNFLGEGEAVQERVNQHINDPRFRGVYLLLANLLPLDAAVELRERIIEYAANSKDHTLSDKFFQLVQLRLPFQWTQADPLKQFLQQHEQKTEYLDLVAKFLEQVDAQVKREKEHLIIESITSSLSSYAPFPVLITVDTPTDKNIIHLVELAQQLPTEQTQKAGLLIYKLPPDTTARMEIAKVRLRDNFLLIPMPLTSIEKALSDKYECIGLLEEYTDRYLQRADFFDDRNAITDTLSFFGRTELLQRLGEELLRYQGVGLFGLRKSGKTSVLLQLGFMLREHPIVHIDLQTYSGSRYGADLFNKFIHCLSTLESAEPLPQFPPFTTDKPASELASEFIQRVNQLASAIQKNNQYKLPILCFLDEVERIIPTPADSRDKAEEFNAVFGALRVLCQQQRQISLLISDVHPDCNRINYWSQPGVATNPVYSFFKEIFLAPFSADETQDMLVNLGKLMGLEFDADTPQQIHNQSGGHPFVSRQLARFLTEKVDNNTKLNQNGNLLITWAMVEPYLARTLTQKGELKNYLEKSIWEDLEKRDFQVAISILRVIACNEPLHDKIPQAALLHHLNSSFTANQCLDACNWLTNVGLLYQEEIEHQDFYHLRIPLLSRWIQMQMTVEESEQCRILVENVPSITTASPLQIPPTSSDAAT, encoded by the coding sequence ATGACAAATAAGAGCCTTTTGTTCTGTCTCCCCATCATGCCCAAAAATGCCGGCAACCGTCGCAGGTTATTGCTGATTTTCCTGTTTATTTTTACTTGTTTACTAACAGTTATCTTTTCCCTGACTTGGGTAAACGCCGGCCTGATTTTGGTAAACACCGAAGAAGAACCCAAAACCAAGCCTCAAGATTGGGAAATTAAAGGCATTGTCGCAGCTCTGGCAGACCCCTATGCTGGAGTGAGGTTAGAAGCAGTAGAGAAATTGGGAAAATATCAGCTAGATGATCCCAAAAAGCAGATCCCCAACTATCAAGATGTTGTAAATCTGCTTGTTAAGCAGTTATTGCCGCCAGACAAAGAAGAAAAAGAAGAAAAGAGCCTTTCCCGTAGAGCCGCAGCCAATGCACTGGGGCAGATGCAAGCCAAAGACTATGCCGCCAACGTCGCCGCACTCCTCAAAGATTCTGACACATCTGTCCGTAGAGCCACAGCCGATGCATTGGGGCAGATGCAAGCCAAAGGCTTTGCCGCCAACGTCGCCGCACTCCTCAAAGATTCTGACACATCTGTCCGTAATGCCGCAGCCTCTGCACTGGCAAAGATGCAAGCCAAAGACTATGCCGCCAACGTCGCTGCACTCCTCAAAGATTCTGACACATCTGTCCGTAGTGCCGCAGCCGATGCACTGGCAAAGATGCAAGCTAAAGACATTGCCGCCAACGTCGCCGCACTCCTCAAAGATTCTGACACATCTGTCCGTAGAGCCGCAGCCGATGCATTGGGGCAGATGCAAGCCAAAGACTATGCCGCCAACGTCGCCGCACTCCTCAAAGATTCTGACACATCTGTCCGTAATGCCGCAGCCGATGCACTGGCAAAGATGCAAGCCAAAGACTATGCCGCCAACGTCGCCGCACTCCTCAAAGATTCTGACACATCTGTCCGTAATGCCGCAGCCGATGCACTGGCAAAGATGCAAGCCAAAGACTATGCCGCCAACGTCGCCGCACTCCTCAAAGATTCTGACACATCTGTCCGTAGAGCCGCAGCCTCTGCACTGGCAAAGATGCAAGCCAAAGACTATGCCGCCAACGTCGCTGCACTCCTCAAAGATTCTAACTCTGATGTCCGTAGTGCCACAGCCAATGCACTGGCGCAGATGCAAGCCAAAGACTATGCCGCCAACGTCGCCGCACTCCTCAAAGATTCTGACACATCTGTCCGTTATTACGCAGCCGATGCACTGGGGCAGATGCAAGCCAAAGACTATGCCGCCAACGTCGCTGCACTCCTCAAAGATTCTAACTCTGATGTCCGTAGTGCCACAGCCAATGCACTGGCAAAGATGCAAGCCAAAGACTATGCCGCCAACGTTGCCGCACTCCTCAAAAATTCTAACTCTGATGTCCGTTATTACGCAGCCGATGCACTGGGGCAGATGCAAGCCAAAGACTATGCCGCCAACGTCGCCGCACTCCTCAAAGATTCTGACACATCTGTCCGTAATGCCGCAGCCTCTGCACTGGCAAAGATGCAAGCCAAAGACTATGCCGTCAACGTCGTCGCACTCCTCAAAGATTCTGACACATCTGTCCGTAGAGCCGCAGCCTCTGCACTGGCAAAGATGCAAGCCAAAGACTATGCCGCCAACGTCGCCGCACTCCTCAAAGATTCTAACTCTGATGTCCGTAGTGCCGCAGCCGATGCACTGGCAAAGATGCAAGCCAAAGACTATGCCGCCAACGTCGCCGCACTCCTCAAAAATTCTAACTCTTATGTCCGTAGTGCCGCAGCCGAAGCGCTACCAAAGCTAGCCCCTCAAGGCTTACCTACTATTGTGCAAGTTCTGAATGCAGTACGTTATTATCCCTCAGATGTTGATCAGTTGAGATTCTTAGCTCATTTTATGGGTAGTGGCGACCAAGATATAGAAACTTTAATGCAATGGATTGGCAAGCCCAAGAATACACCTAATGATTTGACTGCTGACAAAGGCAGAAAAATCATGGAATTGTTTGAGCAAGCTTGGAAACTCAGTGATTCTCTGGATTTGCAGCAAGAATTAGCACAACAAATTGCTGTAGTTGCTGACTTAGTTACTTGGCAAGCAAATGATATCACCTTACTAGAACGCCACCATAGAAATCTCACAAATGGCGATTATAAACAAGCTGATACCGTGCGGCGTGTCATTGATAATTTAGCATTTTGGAAGTGGTTTTTCCTCGCCAGAAACATTATCCTCATTCACTTTGCCATTTGGCTTACCCTCATCCTTGCCTACCCTAAATTTACCCAAATTCTCGCACCTTTATTCTGGCATCCTTGGGCAAGGCGTATTCTCGGTTTTGGTTATATTGGCTTACTCTTAACTTTTGTTCCTTGGCTGCGTCATCGCCTGTTGCAACCATTTCAACCTTTGCTGCTAGCAGATGCAGGGTTAGATAATTTCGTTGAGCAAGCTTATTTTGGTGAGTCTTTTGTCAAAGTTCCACGGGGGGAAAGGGAAAGGGGAAGGGGGAAGGGGGAAGGGGGAAGGGGACAAGAGAGAAAAAATCAAAATATTCTAGCCAAATTTATCAATCGTCATTGCGTTCGCGTAGCGTCTCGTAGAGAGCGGAACGAAGTGGAGCGTTCGCGCAGCGTTCCGCAGGAAAGCAATCTCCGGATCTTGCGATTGCTTCACTTCGCTGTCGCTCCGTTCGCAATGACAAGCAGGATTTTGCGAAGAAAAGTACAGCCAAGAACAAATTCTCCAGACAACCTAACACCAGAAATTCAACCAATTACCCAAGCAATCCCGACACTGCAAGGGCAAATCGTCTTAGAAGGCGAATCTGGTTTAGGTAAATCAATGTTTCTTCGCCATTTAGCGAACAACTCCCAGCGCTTATTTGTTTACCTCCCCGCCCAAAAGTGTGACAAAGGCGTACTAGAAGCAATTTATGCCAAGCTACGGGGACAGGTTGACGATACCAAATTCCTCAAAAACCTGATTTACAACCAAGCCTTAGATATCTGCATCGACGGACTCAACGAAGTCACCGCCGACACCAGGGCGAAAGTCTCCCAATTTGCCGAAAGCTTTTTTGGGGGCAATATCATTATGACCACCCAGCCCCTAGATTGGGTACCCCCTTCCACAGCAAAGAAATATGAATTACAGCCATTGCAGCGGGAGCAGATTGAGCGGTTTTTGCTTTCGCGGGGATTGGGGACTGGGGACTGGGGACTGGGGACTGGGGAACAGGGAATGGGGAATGGGGAACGGGAAACGGGGAATGGGGAAATTGTAGGGTGTGTTACGCCGCAGGCTAACGCACCATCCGAGACTGACGTACCCAGCGAGATTTCCGGTGCGTTAGGACTCTCGTCCATAACGCACCCTACGCAGAGAAAATACGCGCAAGCTTGTACCAACTACCTCGCGGAAGCCTTCAACGAACAACAATCACCCGAAGATTTAGCCGCAGCCAAGCGCATTCTTTCTAACCCAATGGATTTAACGCTGGTGGCGCTGATGCTATCACAGGGACAGCAACCTAATTTATTTCGCTTGCAAGAACAGCAATATCAGCTAATGTCGGCGGAATACCAGCGAGAATGGCATCAGGAATTCCCTTTAAGGCGATTTTCTCAGGCTGTTTACCAAATGCGGCTCAATGATGAAACCATCATACCCGCTGAGGAATTCCAACGGGAATTAACTAGCCTGGAAGATGAAAAATATAAAATGGTGATCAGCCGTCAATGGGAAAATGAGCAGGGCGAAGCCGAGAAAAGGTGGTATTTCCGCCACGATAAAATTATGGAATTCTTCTTAGTGCAAAACTTTCTGGGTGAAGGTGAAGCAGTTCAAGAACGGGTTAATCAACACATTAACGATCCCAGGTTTCGCGGTGTCTATCTCTTATTAGCTAATTTACTGCCTTTAGATGCGGCTGTGGAACTGCGAGAACGCATTATTGAATACGCCGCTAATAGCAAAGACCATACATTAAGTGATAAGTTTTTCCAGTTAGTACAGTTACGCTTACCTTTCCAATGGACTCAAGCCGATCCATTGAAGCAATTCCTACAACAACACGAACAGAAAACTGAATATTTAGATTTAGTAGCAAAGTTTTTAGAACAAGTTGATGCTCAGGTAAAGCGAGAAAAAGAACATCTAATTATCGAATCTATTACCAGTAGTCTCAGCAGTTATGCCCCTTTCCCTGTTTTAATTACTGTTGATACTCCCACTGATAAAAATATTATCCATTTAGTAGAACTTGCCCAGCAATTACCTACAGAACAAACCCAAAAAGCTGGCTTATTAATCTACAAGCTCCCGCCAGACACTACAGCCAGAATGGAAATTGCCAAGGTACGGTTACGCGATAACTTTCTGCTAATTCCCATGCCTTTAACATCTATAGAAAAAGCATTAAGCGATAAATATGAATGTATCGGCTTGCTGGAAGAATATACTGATAGATACCTGCAACGGGCTGATTTCTTTGATGATAGAAACGCCATCACCGATACCTTATCATTTTTCGGGCGCACAGAATTACTACAACGCTTAGGCGAAGAATTACTCAGATATCAAGGTGTGGGTTTATTTGGCTTACGCAAGTCAGGTAAAACCTCAGTGCTACTGCAATTAGGCTTTATGCTGCGGGAACATCCCATAGTTCACATCGATTTACAAACTTATAGTGGTTCTCGCTACGGTGCGGATTTATTTAACAAGTTTATCCATTGTCTCTCTACTCTAGAAAGTGCCGAACCACTCCCCCAATTTCCACCTTTCACCACCGATAAACCAGCCAGCGAATTAGCGAGTGAATTTATTCAACGAGTCAATCAACTTGCAAGCGCAATTCAAAAAAATAATCAATATAAATTGCCGATTCTCTGCTTTTTAGATGAAGTCGAAAGGATTATTCCCACACCAGCAGATAGCCGCGACAAAGCCGAAGAGTTTAATGCTGTTTTTGGAGCGTTGCGAGTATTATGTCAACAACAACGGCAAATCTCATTGCTGATTTCTGATGTGCATCCCGATTGTAATCGCATTAACTACTGGTCACAACCAGGAGTGGCTACAAATCCAGTATATAGTTTCTTCAAAGAAATCTTTTTAGCGCCTTTCTCCGCCGACGAAACCCAAGATATGCTTGTGAATCTGGGTAAGTTAATGGGCTTAGAATTTGATGCAGATACACCCCAACAAATCCACAACCAAAGCGGTGGACATCCCTTTGTATCTCGTCAACTAGCTCGCTTTTTAACAGAGAAAGTAGATAATAATACCAAGCTCAATCAAAATGGTAATCTGCTAATTACCTGGGCAATGGTAGAGCCATATTTAGCCAGAACCTTAACCCAGAAAGGTGAGTTAAAGAATTACCTCGAAAAAAGCATTTGGGAAGACTTAGAAAAACGCGACTTTCAAGTTGCAATCTCAATTTTGCGCGTTATCGCCTGTAACGAACCATTACACGACAAAATCCCCCAAGCAGCCTTACTCCACCACCTAAACAGCTCCTTTACCGCCAACCAATGCCTAGATGCTTGTAATTGGCTCACAAATGTTGGATTGTTGTATCAAGAGGAAATTGAGCATCAGGATTTCTACCATCTCCGAATTCCTCTATTATCACGTTGGATACAAATGCAGATGACAGTAGAGGAAAGCGAACAATGTCGGATTTTGGTGGAGAACGTCCCTTCGATAACTACCGCGTCGCCATTACAGATCCCTCCCACTTCTTCGGACGCAGCGACTTAA
- a CDS encoding PQ-loop domain-containing transporter, with amino-acid sequence MKELVTLFFGLGFIFNASLFIPQALRILKNRSAKSISLITFAGFNLIQLDGILYGYYQKDVILMYGNLISFITCGTVTILATYYKNK; translated from the coding sequence ATGAAAGAATTAGTCACTCTATTTTTTGGTTTGGGTTTTATCTTTAATGCTAGTCTGTTTATTCCACAAGCTCTGCGGATATTAAAAAATAGAAGTGCTAAGAGTATTTCTTTAATTACTTTCGCTGGCTTTAATCTTATTCAGCTCGATGGTATTCTCTACGGGTATTATCAAAAAGATGTGATTTTGATGTATGGTAATTTAATTAGTTTTATTACTTGTGGCACAGTAACAATCTTGGCAACATATTATAAAAATAAATAA
- a CDS encoding hybrid sensor histidine kinase/response regulator produces MSIHQSVKKDKILVVDDVYDNLVLLETVLQEDSYEVILAQDSKYALSLVEQSPPDLILLDIMMPELDGYEFTRRIRNNQNLPYIPILLITAHIYSSVVDGLDAGADDFIRKPFDPDELNARVRSLLRLKHSIDERDHMASLREDFASRFTHDLRTPLAAANRVLKLIREGLFCTVTSDFGKVIDTMIGSNEDLLIMVNNLLEVYRHEAGSKTLKVSTFNIQELVGEVTQELKPLAEEKNLVLKAELLENLNAEQETLTTVTADRIEIRRVLTNIIGNAIKFTATGYIYIRVNIDKNNVIINIQDTGPGISQKHQAILFERFRPGKHLGSGSGLGLYLSRCIIESHQGSLDVESEPGNGSIFTISLPVVSATKLEVET; encoded by the coding sequence ATGTCAATACATCAATCGGTTAAAAAAGATAAAATCTTAGTTGTTGATGACGTTTATGACAATTTAGTACTACTAGAAACAGTTTTACAGGAAGATAGCTACGAAGTTATCTTGGCACAAGATAGCAAATATGCTTTGTCTCTCGTGGAGCAGTCACCACCAGACTTAATACTTTTGGATATTATGATGCCAGAACTCGATGGTTATGAGTTTACACGTCGCATCCGAAACAACCAAAATTTGCCATATATCCCCATATTATTGATTACCGCTCACATCTACTCCAGTGTTGTAGATGGACTCGATGCTGGTGCCGATGATTTTATTCGTAAACCATTTGATCCCGATGAACTAAATGCCAGGGTTCGTTCTCTTTTACGCCTTAAGCACAGTATAGATGAACGAGACCACATGGCGAGTTTACGAGAAGATTTTGCCTCACGCTTTACGCACGATTTACGCACACCTCTTGCAGCTGCCAATAGAGTCTTAAAATTAATCCGAGAAGGATTGTTTTGTACTGTTACATCAGACTTTGGCAAAGTTATTGATACAATGATTGGCAGTAATGAAGATTTGCTAATAATGGTCAATAACTTACTGGAAGTTTATAGACATGAAGCAGGTTCTAAAACATTAAAAGTATCTACCTTTAATATTCAAGAATTAGTTGGTGAAGTAACACAAGAATTAAAGCCACTAGCAGAAGAAAAAAACTTAGTTTTAAAGGCTGAACTACTAGAAAATCTGAATGCAGAGCAAGAAACATTAACTACAGTTACAGCTGACCGGATAGAAATTAGACGAGTATTAACTAATATTATTGGAAATGCGATTAAATTTACCGCAACAGGTTATATCTATATTCGAGTAAATATAGATAAAAATAATGTGATAATTAACATTCAAGATACAGGCCCAGGAATTTCGCAAAAACACCAAGCAATTTTATTCGAGCGATTTCGTCCAGGTAAACATTTAGGTTCAGGTAGTGGTTTAGGACTCTATCTCTCTCGCTGCATTATTGAATCGCATCAAGGCTCATTAGATGTGGAATCTGAACCTGGTAATGGCAGTATATTTACTATCAGCTTGCCTGTAGTTTCAGCTACCAAGTTAGAAGTAGAAACATAA
- a CDS encoding DUF3445 domain-containing protein, whose product MNGRYEVKPGMMAFGTCFGNGEADSQVFQVDENFADYRQAKLLARAERLSKYYQTHKYSKAVAGAIARLIVELLTQDYPQYFSYQKSTANTLIFHSQLTQETLYLDADWQLQRVVNSSVFPAYSSTLDALAAQVQEDLTVICRGRDGCNWLSAVHLCYPNHWSAEEKIGKNFAEIHTPVAGIEKINRRADAIVNTMISCKPMVRFAWGLSTDTRLNHHPEPSPNLSVSQWQGRSFDPENPQLYLRIERQVIWGLPDYEAALFTIRTYFRDCSLIKQDSLLRVKLCAAIESMSTESLFYKGLVDSKASILHWLNEV is encoded by the coding sequence ATGAATGGACGCTACGAAGTCAAGCCAGGGATGATGGCTTTTGGCACGTGTTTTGGTAATGGTGAAGCTGATAGCCAAGTGTTTCAAGTGGATGAAAACTTTGCTGATTACCGTCAGGCTAAACTTTTAGCTCGTGCCGAACGGTTAAGTAAATACTACCAAACTCATAAATATTCTAAAGCTGTGGCAGGTGCGATCGCTCGTTTGATAGTTGAGCTACTCACCCAAGATTATCCACAATACTTTAGCTACCAAAAATCTACAGCTAATACCTTGATATTTCATAGCCAACTGACTCAAGAAACGCTTTATCTAGATGCAGACTGGCAATTACAGCGAGTTGTGAATAGTTCAGTGTTTCCAGCTTACAGTTCTACCCTTGATGCTTTAGCAGCACAGGTGCAAGAAGACTTGACAGTCATCTGTCGTGGTAGGGATGGTTGCAATTGGCTAAGTGCAGTTCACTTGTGCTATCCCAATCATTGGTCAGCTGAGGAAAAAATTGGTAAAAACTTTGCAGAAATACATACACCTGTAGCCGGTATAGAGAAAATTAATCGCCGGGCAGATGCGATCGTTAATACTATGATTAGCTGTAAACCGATGGTGCGTTTTGCTTGGGGTTTAAGTACCGACACCCGCCTTAACCACCATCCCGAACCATCGCCTAATTTGTCAGTTAGTCAATGGCAAGGTAGAAGCTTTGATCCGGAAAATCCTCAACTTTACTTACGAATTGAGCGACAAGTAATTTGGGGGCTACCAGACTATGAAGCTGCATTATTTACTATTCGTACTTATTTTAGAGATTGCAGCTTAATCAAACAAGATTCACTATTAAGGGTTAAGTTATGTGCTGCAATTGAGTCCATGTCAACCGAGTCATTATTTTATAAGGGATTAGTAGATAGCAAAGCCAGTATTTTACATTGGCTCAATGAAGTTTGA
- a CDS encoding ATP-binding protein, whose amino-acid sequence MSDFGGERPFDNYRVAITDPSHFFGRSDLINTMLKSPFQVRILLAGKRLGKTSALRAVEWNLLNPTSNYPRRAFPVLINLQLEQPKDLDNLRYLLIARLREAIERWRQVPLAEIRQMYRDFLGKITGGEVTLKFLTQADIKLNFTNSDTEKRLDNDNFRLAFLKTTEELRKLKFQGVCFLIDGAEYIVKQTWANDAWAYLRGLKDTDTAIKSSLGLLLSSYRDLKEYQQRVGSPLLNIAEIEWLGALTAEDTKKLIGDRAEQENITLNDDTISAILEWSGCHPYLTQQALNLIFDSHPQYSLDNLIDKLLQHHDKDFSAWWNDENLTGGFSQDERTVYSALIHTRKTTPQELAQYTSFSRAKVTEALEVIAGTGVISSSDDESYTVGSRLFEEWVKQQ is encoded by the coding sequence ATGTCGGATTTTGGTGGAGAACGTCCCTTCGATAACTACCGCGTCGCCATTACAGATCCCTCCCACTTCTTCGGACGCAGCGACTTAATTAATACCATGCTCAAATCCCCCTTTCAGGTGCGGATTTTGTTAGCTGGGAAGCGTTTAGGTAAAACCAGCGCTTTACGGGCTGTGGAATGGAATTTACTTAACCCTACTAGCAATTATCCCCGGCGCGCCTTTCCAGTATTAATTAACCTCCAGTTAGAACAACCCAAAGACTTAGACAACCTGCGTTACCTCCTCATCGCCAGACTGCGCGAAGCCATAGAAAGATGGCGACAAGTTCCTTTAGCCGAAATTCGCCAAATGTACCGCGACTTTCTCGGTAAAATCACAGGTGGAGAAGTAACCTTAAAGTTCCTCACTCAAGCAGATATTAAATTAAATTTTACAAATTCCGATACTGAAAAGCGTTTAGATAACGATAACTTTCGGTTAGCTTTCTTAAAAACCACAGAAGAACTGCGAAAGCTCAAATTTCAAGGCGTTTGCTTCCTCATCGATGGCGCTGAGTACATTGTCAAACAAACTTGGGCGAATGACGCATGGGCTTACCTGCGCGGCTTAAAAGATACCGACACCGCGATAAAATCTAGCTTAGGTTTATTACTCTCCAGCTACCGCGACTTAAAAGAATATCAGCAGCGCGTCGGTTCGCCATTATTAAACATCGCCGAAATCGAATGGTTAGGGGCTTTAACTGCAGAAGATACCAAAAAATTGATAGGCGATCGCGCCGAACAAGAAAACATCACCTTAAATGACGATACCATCTCCGCCATCCTGGAATGGTCAGGATGTCACCCCTACCTCACCCAACAAGCACTCAACCTGATTTTCGACTCCCACCCGCAATACTCCTTGGATAATCTCATCGACAAATTACTCCAACACCACGACAAAGACTTTTCCGCCTGGTGGAACGACGAAAACCTCACCGGCGGCTTTAGCCAAGACGAACGCACAGTTTATTCTGCCCTCATCCATACCCGTAAAACCACCCCCCAAGAGTTAGCACAATATACCAGCTTCAGCCGCGCCAAAGTCACAGAAGCCTTAGAAGTCATTGCTGGCACTGGTGTAATTAGCAGCAGTGATGATGAATCTTATACAGTCGGCTCTCGCCTGTTTGAGGAATGGGTGAAGCAGCAGTAG
- a CDS encoding transposase family protein, with amino-acid sequence MISIFDYIQKYPRRAKQLLGISYDQFTDLVNYAKNSHEEEQLKLEQKKVRIHRRGGGRKELLSIPEQVCLCLFYLRQIPTFEVLGIMFGISKTLSNDTFHYWRKILRKILPSSLIEQVENKEGDLLIIQEILTNFKLLVDSVEQPIDRPSDNEEQKKFFSGKKKQHTIKNQIVSLPEGKDIIDVTVGSPGPTADIKLFREQQTKFDEKQEFTGDKAYQGGNNITTPHKKKRKQQLNEQQKEENKALSSKRIFVEHLIRIVKIFQVASQRFRLNADVYNEIVLLVCGLVRLRIGTFVLPNSAIN; translated from the coding sequence ATGATTAGTATATTTGATTATATACAAAAGTATCCACGAAGAGCAAAGCAACTTTTGGGGATTAGTTATGACCAATTTACTGACCTTGTAAACTATGCTAAAAACAGTCATGAAGAAGAACAACTCAAATTGGAACAGAAGAAAGTTAGAATACATCGTCGTGGAGGTGGACGCAAAGAATTATTATCCATCCCAGAACAAGTATGTTTGTGCTTGTTTTATCTGAGACAAATACCCACATTTGAAGTTTTAGGAATAATGTTTGGTATATCAAAAACTTTATCTAATGATACTTTTCATTACTGGAGAAAAATATTACGTAAGATTCTCCCTTCTAGTTTAATAGAGCAAGTAGAAAATAAAGAAGGAGATTTGCTCATTATACAAGAAATATTAACGAATTTTAAGTTGCTAGTTGATAGCGTAGAACAGCCTATAGATAGACCATCTGACAACGAAGAACAGAAAAAGTTCTTTTCGGGAAAGAAAAAACAGCATACTATAAAAAACCAGATAGTTTCCTTGCCAGAGGGAAAAGATATTATTGATGTTACAGTAGGCTCTCCAGGGCCAACAGCAGACATAAAATTATTTAGAGAGCAACAAACAAAATTTGATGAAAAACAAGAATTTACGGGAGATAAAGCGTATCAAGGTGGGAATAATATTACTACCCCTCATAAGAAGAAAAGAAAACAACAATTAAATGAACAACAAAAAGAAGAAAATAAAGCTCTATCAAGTAAGCGTATATTTGTTGAGCATTTAATACGTATTGTAAAAATTTTCCAAGTGGCATCACAAAGATTTAGATTAAATGCTGATGTTTATAATGAAATAGTTTTGTTAGTTTGTGGTCTAGTAAGACTGCGAATTGGCACTTTCGTATTACCGAATAGCGCCATAAATTAG
- a CDS encoding response regulator transcription factor — protein sequence MSEIKVVVIEDHNLTRIGLQAALQAEADIKIVGEAANATDGLQLLLTLKPDVATIDIGLPDMDGIELTRKYRQFQQQNPELTTKILILTMQSSEEAVLAAFGAGADSYCRKDIDRDRLVDAVKTTHTGSPWIDPTIADIVLKQVRQDDVYGGTSGKRVLIDGLDSEIEKTIETSSLTQREMEVLELIVAGCDNAEIAQKLYLTIGTVKTHVRGILSKLCVSDRTQAAVRALRGGLVH from the coding sequence ATGAGTGAGATTAAGGTCGTTGTGATTGAAGACCACAACCTTACCAGAATAGGCTTACAGGCTGCTTTACAAGCTGAGGCAGATATTAAAATTGTTGGTGAGGCTGCCAACGCTACCGATGGGTTGCAACTTTTGTTGACGCTGAAGCCAGATGTTGCCACTATTGATATCGGGTTACCTGATATGGATGGGATTGAATTGACGCGCAAGTACAGGCAATTTCAACAGCAGAATCCAGAACTAACCACCAAAATTCTCATTCTGACAATGCAAAGCAGTGAGGAAGCTGTGTTAGCTGCTTTTGGGGCGGGGGCAGATTCTTACTGTAGGAAGGATATTGATAGAGACAGGTTAGTAGATGCAGTCAAAACAACTCATACAGGTAGCCCGTGGATTGACCCGACGATAGCAGATATTGTACTCAAGCAGGTACGCCAAGATGATGTTTATGGTGGAACAAGTGGCAAAAGAGTATTAATTGATGGTCTTGACTCAGAAATTGAGAAAACTATAGAAACTTCTTCTTTAACTCAACGTGAAATGGAAGTTTTAGAGTTAATTGTTGCTGGGTGTGATAATGCAGAAATTGCTCAAAAATTGTATTTGACTATTGGTACTGTGAAAACTCATGTGCGGGGAATTTTGAGTAAACTCTGTGTTTCTGATAGAACCCAAGCGGCTGTGAGGGCTTTGCGTGGTGGTTTGGTGCATTAA